The stretch of DNA AGGATCTTGCGCACCTCACACGCATCCTGTCGGCCCTGCGCGCGAGCGATGCCGTGGCGCAGGCCGAGCGGATGTGATCTAGCCCACGAAGGCGAGGACGATCAGGACCACCGCGACGGCGTAGACCAGCCCGCCGAAGACGATCATCAGCGGGTTGAAGGCGGGCGTGAGCGTCGCCTGCGCCATCTGCGAGAACTGGGTAAGCAGCTGCGGCCAGGTATAGCTCACGAAATCGCCCTGGCTCATCACCGAGACGAGGCGATTGTCCTCGTCCACGATCGGCAGGCGGCGGAAACGCTCGTTCGACATGACCTGCAGCCAGTCGAGCACGTTGTCGTCCTTGTGCGCCATGCGCACCTCGGTCGTCATCACCTCGCTCACCGGCGTCGTCCTGGGGTCGCGGCTCTCGCCGATCACGCGGCGGAAGATGTCGCGTTCGGTCATCACGCCGAGCACATGGCGATCGCCATCGGTGACGATGACCGAGCCGAAGTTCTTTTCCGCCATTTGCGTCACGGCATCATAGACCATCGTTTCGGGCGAAACGGTGAGCGGCGGGGCCTTGCTGGCGAATTCCTTGCGGTCGGCGATCTTCATGTCAGCATATCCTCATGCAGCCAGGCGTAGCGGCGGTGGCCCGAGGCATCGCGCGTCAGGTCGAGCGCGCCGCGGCGGCGGAAGAAGCGCGCGAAGGGACCGGCCGAAGCGGCCTGCGGATTGCGCGCGCGGAAATGGTCGGGGCGGGGGTGCGGGGACGAGCCCGCGCTGTGTGCTTGGTCCGTCATACATAGGTTAATGAGGGACTTGGGCCTGCGTTCCCTCAAAAGGTCAGGGTGACTTCGGCCTGTTCTCCGGGCGCGAGATTTTCGGCCCGCATGACGGTGCGCGATACCAGCAGGATCCACTCGCTCCGGCCCTTCTGGGGGAAGACCGAGGTGCGCCATTCGCTCGCCCCGATCCGCGCCGTCACCTTGAGCGAGCCGAACCCGCGCCTGCGGCCCGTCTCGAGCTTCTCCATCAGCGCACGGCCCGCCAGCGCCTTGGCTTCCGGCCCGGTGAAGGTGACGAGGTGGTATGTCCC from Erythrobacter sp. encodes:
- a CDS encoding DUF1905 domain-containing protein — encoded protein: MSDSLSATLPLTRWQGERGTYHLVTFTGPEAKALAGRALMEKLETGRRRGFGSLKVTARIGASEWRTSVFPQKGRSEWILLVSRTVMRAENLAPGEQAEVTLTF
- a CDS encoding CBS domain-containing protein; the encoded protein is MKIADRKEFASKAPPLTVSPETMVYDAVTQMAEKNFGSVIVTDGDRHVLGVMTERDIFRRVIGESRDPRTTPVSEVMTTEVRMAHKDDNVLDWLQVMSNERFRRLPIVDEDNRLVSVMSQGDFVSYTWPQLLTQFSQMAQATLTPAFNPLMIVFGGLVYAVAVVLIVLAFVG